In the genome of Acidimicrobiales bacterium, the window CGGGGCTCCCGGCCGGCGGCACGCCGCGGGCGGAGAAGCCGTCGGCCTGCTCCCTGGCGTACCGGGCGGCCGTCCAGCCGTAGGCGGCGGCGAGGCCGGCGGCGCCGGCGGCGGCGAGGCGCCGTCCGCCCGTCATACTGCCACGGCTGGGGCGCCCGAAGCCACCACATGGCCCAGGGCTTCGTCCAGGGCGGAGGAGAACTCGTCGGGTTTCACCAGCCAGGCGTTGTGGCCCCCGTCGACCTCCACGACGTGGGCGCCCGGGATCGCCTCGGCCAGCCGGCGCTGTCGCTCGGCCCGGATCAGGCGGTCGTGCGCGGTCACGACGACGGCGCTGGGCACGTCCACCTGGCGGGCGAAGTCGTGGGCGTCGAAGGCGCTGAGACCGCGGCCGGCGGCGGCGATGTCGCTGGGGTCGCCGCGGCGGATCTCGGCCTTGACCCAGGACTTGTACCGCTCCAGGCCGGGCGACTGCTCGACCGCCATGCGCAGGTACCGGTCGGCCATGCCGCCCTCGGGGGTGCCCAGCCGGAACCCGTACTCGACGGCCGCCATCGAGCTCCAGATCACCCGCTCCCACAGGCTGTTGCGCCACTGGAGGGCGGTGGAGACCAGCACCATGCCGGCGACCACGGGGCGGTGGTGACGCCACGCCAGCAGGGCCAGCGAGCCGCCCATCGAGTAGCCCACCAGCACGGCCGGACCGATCCCGACGTGTTCCAGCATGGCCGCCACGTCGTCGGCCATGGCCTCCAGGGTCAGGGGCTTGTCGCTGCGCAGCCCCCGCCCGTGCCCCCGCAGGTCGGGCGCGACCACCGGGCCGTGGCGGCCGGCCACCTCGAACCCTCCCGAGAACCAGTTGAGGTCGGCGCTCAACGTCCAGCCGTGGAGGAGGACGACGGGCGGCCCGTCGTCCTCGCCCTCCGTCATGCGGACGAACATCTCCCCCCGCCCGGGCACGTGGAGGACGCGGCCGGGTGGCAGGGGCGGGGGGACGGGGTCCTCGTGTTCCTCGTCCTTCAGGCGCCGGGCGAAGCGGCGGGCCTTCGCCAGCTCGTGACGCAGCGACTCGACCGTGGCCATGGGGCCTTCGTTCCCGCCGGCCGCCCGCTCCACGCCTGCGCCGCCGAGGGGACGCCCTACAGGGCGAGGTAGGTGTCCAGCGCGCCCACCCAGCGCTCGGTGAAGCGCCGGGCCGCGTCGGCGCCGAACTGGGGGTGGCGGTAGCGGACGGCGGCGTGGAGCCGGCCGGCCGTGGTGATGACGCCGACGGACACGCCGAGCGGCATCCGGGCCGGGCCGGAGAACCACATCTCGGCCGTCTCCCCGGCCCCCGCCCCGAACGCGGGCGGCTCGTCCAGGCTGCCCAGGTTGGACAGCATGGCGGTGTCGGCCAGGCGGCGGGTGAGGAGGCTCAGGACGGGCGACGTGGCCTGCTTCACCCGCAGGGGGAACGACGGCGACCGGGACAGCACCTCGATGAGGGCCCCGCCGCCGCCCTCCTCCTTGATCCGCCGGCTCTGCTCGGCGACGGCCTCCAGGGCGGCGAGGGGCGACGAGCGCTCGGCCCTGGTGGTGGTGACCCGGACGGGCAGGAGCAGGTTGCCCACCACCTCGTCGTGCCAGTCCTTCGGCCTCATGTTGACCGGGACCATCACGCTGATGCGCCCGGCCCGGCTGCCGTGCTGCTCGTTCCAGCCCTCGACGGCCAGGTGGAGGGCGGCGAGTAGCACGTCGTTCACCGTCCCGGGCAGGTCGTTCTCGACGAGCGCCCGCGTCCGCTCGGCCGACAGCCGGACGTGGTGGAGCCCGTAGCCGGGTCCGTCGCGGCCCCCGTCGCGGGCGAGGCGGGCCGTCGGGACGGCGAGGTCGCGGGCCTTCTCGGCCAGCAGGGCCCGGCGTCGCAGCTTCACCCGCCGGTCCCCGGTCCCCACCAGCATGGTGACGTTGCGGGCCTCCAGCGGGTCGAGGTCGGGGACCGGGTCGGGCTCGCCGGCGTAGGCCCGTGCCACCGACTGGACGAAGCGCAGCGTGCCGAACCCGTCCATGGCGGCATGGTTGGCGTTGACCATCACGACGTCGCCGCCGTCGTTGCGCGCCAGCCGCAGCCGCAGCGGTGGCGACTCGGCGAGGGGCACCCCCCGGCTCTGGAGGTCGGCCCGGGTGGCGCCGAGGGCGTCGTCGTCCCGGCAGTCGACCACTCGCAGGGGATCGACCTCCGGCTCGGGCGGGATCTCCCACTCGTACTGGTTCTCGCCCGCCCGGCCGGTGGGCGCCTTGCGGGCGCGCGCCATCGGGTGGCGCAGGAACGCCTCGCTCAGGGCCGTGCGCAGGCATCCCTCGTCGAGCGAGCCCTTGACCCGTACCTCGAGCTGGATGCTCCACGGCTCGGTGTCGGTGTCGAGGTTGTGCACGACCTCGTCGACCACGTTGAAGGGGACCCGCTGAGCCTCACCGCCCGGCATGCCCCCAGCCTGGCACGTCCGCCGCACCACCCGGGCGGGCCCTGGGCCACGATGGTGCGCGGCGCAGCCGAGGAGGTGGTGGTGCGGCGCAGATGCGGTTGCGGGTCGCCGTGGTACCGACGGGCGCTGGTCGCCGTCGCCGCCGCCGTCGTGCTGGCGGCCGTCGGCTGCGAGGGATCGTCGGAGCGGGCGGGAGGCACGACGACGACGGCGTCGGCGCAGCCCACGCCGGACGGCTCCGCCCCGGCCTCGGCACCTCGCGGTCCGGCTCCGCCCGCCGGTGCCCACCGGGGCGCCGGGTCGCCCCGCCCGTCCAGCTTCTCGTTCGCCTCCACCGTCGTGGACGCCTCGCTGCCGGGGTCGCTCGACAACAAGGCGGTGGGCGACCTCGACGGCGACGGCCTCCCCGACATCGCCGTGGGCACCGATTCCCGACTGGTCTGGTACCGGGCCCCGGGCTGGGCCCGCAGCGAGATCGCCGCCGGCCACAACTTCACCACCGACATGCAGGCGGCCGACGTGGACGGCGACGGCGACACCGACCTGGTGACCCCGCACTACGACGAGGGCACCGTCGTCTGGTACCGTAACCCGGCCCGGGGCGGCGGAGGATGGACGCCCGTGGAGATCGGGCGGCCCGGAACCGCCCACGACGTCGAGGTCGGCGACGTGGACGGCGACCGCCGGCTCGACGTCGTCACCCGCGGCCACGCCGGCCCCACCACGCTGTTCCGCCAGTCCGACCCGGGGTCGTGGCAGGCGGTGACCATTTCCGCCGCCCCGTCGAGCGAGGGCACCGCTCTCGGCGACCTCGACCGCGACGGCCGCCTCGACATCGTGCAGAACGGCTACTGGCTGGCCGCCCCGGCCGATGTGACCGCCGGCCACGCGTGGACGCGCCACACGTTCGCGCCCGGCTGGGACGAGGGCTTCGTGGCCGTCATCGTCGCCGACCTCGACCGCGACGGCCGCCTCGACGTGGTGCTGGCCCGATCGGAGAGCGAGGGGCGCATGGCGTGGTACGAGGCGCCGCCCGACCCGCGCTCGGGTGGGTGGGTCGAGCACCGGATCGACGACGACGTGGACTTCGTGCACACCTTCGAGGTCGCCGACATGGACGGCGACGGGGACGACGACGTCGTGTTCGCCGAGATGCAGCAGTCGTCCCGCCGGCGGGTCGGGATCTTCCGCAACGACGGCGGCGGGCGGGCGTGGAGCTACGTGGCGCTGTCGGGCGGCGGCTCGCACAACGTCCGGGTCGCCGACATCGGCATGGACGGCGACCTCGACGTGGTGGGCGCCAACTGGCAGGGCGGCCCGGTCGAGCTGTGGGAGCAGACGGGCCGCCCCGCCGGCTGACGATGGTGCCTACGCGGGGACGGGGGCGCCGGCGGGCCGTCGGCGGACGGGCGGGTTCTGGCGGCAGATCGGGGCGCTATCCGCCCGATTCTGCCGCCGGAGCCTACGCCGGGACGGGGGCGCCCGTGATCATGCCGGCGGCCACGGTCGCGTTGGTGCGCTCGTCGACCAGGACGAAGCTGCCCGTGGTGCGGTTGGCCCGGTAGGGGTCGAAGGCGATGGGGGCGGCCAGCCGCAGCGACAGGCTGCCGATGTCGTTCGGGCCCAGGCTGGCGGCGTCGTCGTGGCCCAGCGACTCCACGTCCAGGCGGTAGTGCAGGGCCGAGACGGTGGCCTCGTGCCAGCGGCTGGCGTGCTTGAGCAGGTAGCGGGAGCCCACGGCGAGCGGCTCCTCGCTCATCCAGCACACCAGGGCGTCCAGCGAGCCGGCCACCTCGGCCTCGGCGCCCCGGGCGCAGAGCAGGTCGCCGCGCGACACGTCGACGTCGTCGGCCAGTCGCACGGTGACGGCGTCCCCGGCGGTGGCCACGGGCACCGGGCCGTTCAGCCCGTCGAGCGACACCACGGTGGACGTGGCCCCCGACGGCAGCACGGTGACGCCGGCGCCGACCCGGAGGACGCCGGACACCAGCTGGCCGGCGAACCCGGGGCGGTCCCGCCCGTCGCCGGCCGGCTCGATGACCCACTGCACGGGGAGGCGGGCGCCCACCGGGCCCGTCTCCTCGGTGGCGGGCACCTCCTCCAGGTAGCGCAGGAGGGGCGGGCCCTGGTACCACGGCATGTTGGAGGACGGCTCCACGACGTTGTCGCCCAGCTTGGCGGACATCGGGATGAAGGTGAGGCTGGGCTCGTCGAAGCGGTTGACGAAGGCGGTGAGGTCCTCGCAGATGCGCACGAACACCGCCTCGTCCCAGTCGACCAGGTCCATCTTGTTGACGGCGACGACGACGTGGGGCAGGTGCAGCAGCGAGGCGATGACGGCGTGGCGGCGGGTCTGCTCCAGCACGCCGTTGCGGGCGTCCACCAGGATGACGGCCAGGTCGGCGTTCGAGGCGCCGGTGACCATGTTGCGGGTGTACTCGAAGTGGCCCGGGGTGTCGGACACCACGAAGCGGCGGCGGGGAGTGGCGAAGTAGCGGTACGCCACGTCGATGGTGATGCCCAGGTCCCGCTCCGCCTTCAGGCCGTCGGTGAGCATGGCCAGGTGGACGTCGTCGTGGCCCCGAGCCCGGCTGGCGGTGGTGACGGCCGCCACCTGGTCCTCCAGCAGGGCCTTGGCGTCCCACAGCAGTCGCCCGATGAGCGTGCTCTTGCCGTCGTCCACCGACCCGGCGGTGGCGACGCGCAGCAACCCCGCGTCCCGCCCCGTGGGATCCTCGGCGCTCACGCCTAGAAGTACCCTTCCTTCTTGCGGTCCTCCATGGCCGACTCCGAGAAGCGGTCGTCGGCCCGGGTGGCGCCCCGCTCGGTGACCCGGCTGAGCGCCAGCTCCTCCAGGATCGCCCCGACGGACGACGCGGTGGAGCGCACGGCGCCGGTGCACGACATGTCGCCCACCGTGCGGTAGCGGACCGCCTCCTCGAACATGGGCTCGTCCTCGCCCGGCTGCACCTGCGGGCAGACGGCGAGCAGCATGCCGTCGCGCTCGACCACCAGGCGGCGGTGGGCGTAGTACATCGAGGGCAGCTCGATGCCCTCCCGGGCGATGTACTCCCACACGTCCAGCTCCGTCCAGTTGGAGATCGGGAAGGCCCGCATGTGCTCGCCCTCGTGCACGCGGCCGTTGAAGATGTTCCACAGCTCCGGTCGCTGGCCGGACGGGTCCCACTGGCCCCGGCGGTTGCGGAACGAGAACACCCGCTCCTTGGCCCGGGCCTTCTCCTCGTCGCGGCGGCCA includes:
- a CDS encoding alpha/beta hydrolase; its protein translation is MATVESLRHELAKARRFARRLKDEEHEDPVPPPLPPGRVLHVPGRGEMFVRMTEGEDDGPPVVLLHGWTLSADLNWFSGGFEVAGRHGPVVAPDLRGHGRGLRSDKPLTLEAMADDVAAMLEHVGIGPAVLVGYSMGGSLALLAWRHHRPVVAGMVLVSTALQWRNSLWERVIWSSMAAVEYGFRLGTPEGGMADRYLRMAVEQSPGLERYKSWVKAEIRRGDPSDIAAAGRGLSAFDAHDFARQVDVPSAVVVTAHDRLIRAERQRRLAEAIPGAHVVEVDGGHNAWLVKPDEFSSALDEALGHVVASGAPAVAV
- a CDS encoding VCBS repeat-containing protein; the encoded protein is MVRGAAEEVVVRRRCGCGSPWYRRALVAVAAAVVLAAVGCEGSSERAGGTTTTASAQPTPDGSAPASAPRGPAPPAGAHRGAGSPRPSSFSFASTVVDASLPGSLDNKAVGDLDGDGLPDIAVGTDSRLVWYRAPGWARSEIAAGHNFTTDMQAADVDGDGDTDLVTPHYDEGTVVWYRNPARGGGGWTPVEIGRPGTAHDVEVGDVDGDRRLDVVTRGHAGPTTLFRQSDPGSWQAVTISAAPSSEGTALGDLDRDGRLDIVQNGYWLAAPADVTAGHAWTRHTFAPGWDEGFVAVIVADLDRDGRLDVVLARSESEGRMAWYEAPPDPRSGGWVEHRIDDDVDFVHTFEVADMDGDGDDDVVFAEMQQSSRRRVGIFRNDGGGRAWSYVALSGGGSHNVRVADIGMDGDLDVVGANWQGGPVELWEQTGRPAG
- a CDS encoding GTP-binding protein; amino-acid sequence: MSAEDPTGRDAGLLRVATAGSVDDGKSTLIGRLLWDAKALLEDQVAAVTTASRARGHDDVHLAMLTDGLKAERDLGITIDVAYRYFATPRRRFVVSDTPGHFEYTRNMVTGASNADLAVILVDARNGVLEQTRRHAVIASLLHLPHVVVAVNKMDLVDWDEAVFVRICEDLTAFVNRFDEPSLTFIPMSAKLGDNVVEPSSNMPWYQGPPLLRYLEEVPATEETGPVGARLPVQWVIEPAGDGRDRPGFAGQLVSGVLRVGAGVTVLPSGATSTVVSLDGLNGPVPVATAGDAVTVRLADDVDVSRGDLLCARGAEAEVAGSLDALVCWMSEEPLAVGSRYLLKHASRWHEATVSALHYRLDVESLGHDDAASLGPNDIGSLSLRLAAPIAFDPYRANRTTGSFVLVDERTNATVAAGMITGAPVPA
- the cysD gene encoding sulfate adenylyltransferase subunit CysD yields the protein MTTTPIDPLSVLDDLELQLAAERTHLDALEAEAVFILREVAAEFDRPVLLFSGGKDSAVLLHLAEKAFAPGPLPFPVMHVDTGHNFPEVLEFRDRRTTGRGHRLVVASVQDTIDRGRASDSGGGSRNRIQAVTLLDAIAEHGFDVCLGGGRRDEEKARAKERVFSFRNRRGQWDPSGQRPELWNIFNGRVHEGEHMRAFPISNWTELDVWEYIAREGIELPSMYYAHRRLVVERDGMLLAVCPQVQPGEDEPMFEEAVRYRTVGDMSCTGAVRSTASSVGAILEELALSRVTERGATRADDRFSESAMEDRKKEGYF